In the Arachis ipaensis cultivar K30076 chromosome B10, Araip1.1, whole genome shotgun sequence genome, one interval contains:
- the LOC107622955 gene encoding phosphatidylserine decarboxylase proenzyme 2 isoform X1 — protein sequence MGHGDSKLSSSSVTEKKASRRARFKQRLHIGHYIRHRTANSNGNANGNGNGNGKGSSSSQKLISADNFAGIALFTLLRAEMQFKDKWIACLSLGEQTFRTKTSDNTDKPVWNSEKKLLLEQNGPHVARISVYETNKLSSNTLVGYCEIDLLEFLTQGIRTSYAEKGGKGIKGKRSDSDSDTEIINLLDPSVPGKVVGSISISCSIEDPIETEKGFVRRILSIVDFNEDGMLSLSEFSDLIDAFGNQLATSKKEELFKAADKNGDGVVSMDELAALLTFQQEKEPLLNCCPVCGEVLNISDQLNSMIHLTLCFDEGTGNQVMTGGFLTDKQASYGWFFKLSEWAHFSSYDVGIRSGSSASHILVYDRKSQRLVEEIIDKKIVLSMRAIYQSKVGLGLMDVGVKELLQSISEKQGARMDSPESAADIPKFVESYKGQINLAEVKYPLEHFKTFNEFFIRELKPGSRPISSPECDNIAVCAADCRLMAFKTVDDSSRFWIKGRKFSVQGLLGKEMCSNAFVDGTLVIFRLAPQDYHRFHVPVSGTIEQFVDIPGCLYTVNPIAVNSKYCNVFTENKRVVSIISTVDFGKVAFVAIGATMVGSITFTRKKGDYVKKGDEFGYFSFGGSTVICVFEKNSIAIDEDLLANSSRSLETLVCVGMRLGISTKSS from the exons ATGGGTCACGGAGACTCCAAACTGTCGTCTTCTTCCGTAACGGAAAAGAAAGCCTCCCGTCGAGCTCGCTTCAAGCAGCGTCTTCACATCGGCCACTATATTCGCCACCGCACCGCTAACTCTAACGGTAACGCTAACGGCAACGGCAACGGCAACGGCAAAGGATCTTCTTCCTCACAGAAACTCATCTCCGCCGACAACTTCGCCGGAATCGCCCTCTTTACCTTACTCCGc GCGGAGATGCAGTTCAAGGACAAATGGATTGCATGCCTTTCACTCGGAGAACAGACATTCCGTACTAAGACCTCCGACAA TACAGACAAGCCTGTTTGGAATTCT GAAAAGAAACTTCTTTTGGAACAGAATGGACCACATGTTGCAAGAATCTCAGTTTACGAG ACCAATAAATTGTCCAGCAATACTCTTGTTGGATACTGTGAGATTGATCTGCTTGAATTTCTGACCCAG GGTATACGCACAAGTTATGCTGAAAAGGGAGGAAAAGGCATCAAGGGGAAAAGAAGT GATTCTGATTCTGACACTGAGATCATCAACCTTTTAGATCCATCAGTTCCAGGAAAAGTGGTTGGCAGCATTTCTATTTCATGTTCTATAGAG GACCCAATTGAGACGGAGAAAGGTTTTGTAAGACGCATCTTATCTATAGTG GACTTCAATGAAGATGGGATGCTTTCACTGTCTGAATTTTCTGATCTAATCGATGCTTTTGGCAATCAATTAGCAACCAGCAAG AAAGAGGAGTTGTTCAAAGCAGCTGACAAGAATGGAGATGGTGTTGTTAGCATGGATGAATTGGCTGCCCTTCTTACATTTCAACAAGAAAA GGAACCACTGTTGAATTGCTGTCCTGTTTGTGGTGAGGTTCTTAATATTTCCGACCAGTTGAACAGCATGATTCACTTAACACTCTGTTTTGACGAAGGGACTGGAAATCAGGTGATGACTGGAGGATTCTTGACTGATAAGCAAGCTTCATATGG gtgGTTCTTCAAACTGAGTGAATGGGCCCATTTCTCATCCTATGATGTTGGTATTCGATCTGGATCTAGTGCTTCCCATATCCTG GTATATGATCGGAAGTCTCAAAGGCTTGTTGAAGAAATAATTGACAAAAAAATTGTTTTGTCTATGAGAGCTATTTATCAGTCAAAAGTAGGCCTTGGCTTAATGGATGTAG GGGTTAAGGAGCTCTTGCAAAGCATTTCCGAAAAGCAGGGAGCACGAATGGATTCACCTGAATCCGCTGCTGATATACCCAAGTTTGTTGAATCTTATAAG GGTCAAATCAATTTGGctgaagtcaagtatccactggAACACTTTAAG ACATTCAATGAGTTTTTCATTAGAGAGTTAAAGCCCGGTTCAAGACCAATTTCCTCTCCAGAATGTGATAACATTGCTGTATGTGCTGCTGATTGCCGTCTAATGGCATTTAAaacagttgatgacagttcaagATTTTGGATTAAG GGTCGAAAGTTTTCAGTTCAAGGTCTTTTGGGGAAAGAAATGTGTTCCAATGCTTTTGTTGATGGAACTTTGGTAATATTCCGTTTGGCACCACAG GATTATCACCGTTTCCATGTTCCAGTATCAGGAACTATTGAGCAATTTGTTGACATCCCTGGATGCTTATATACG GTCAATCCAATTGCTGTAAATAGCAAGTACTGTAATGTATTCACGGAGAATAAGCGAGTTGTTTCAATAATTTCTACTGTAGATTTTGGAAAG GTGGCATTTGTTGCAATAGGAGCTACTATGGTCGGCAGCATTACTTTTACAAGGAAAAAGGGTGATTATGTCAAGAAGGGAGATGAG TTTGGATATTTCTCCTTTGGTGGAAGCACTGTAATTTGTGTTTTCGAAAAG AACTCAATAGCAATTGATGAAGATCTTCTAGCAAATAGCAGCAGATCACTAGAAACCTTGGTTTGTGTGGGGATGAGATTGGGCATCTCTACGAAATCGTCTTGA
- the LOC107622955 gene encoding phosphatidylserine decarboxylase proenzyme 2 isoform X2 yields MGHGDSKLSSSSVTEKKASRRARFKQRLHIGHYIRHRTANSNGNANGNGNGNGKGSSSSQKLISADNFAGIALFTLLRAEMQFKDKWIACLSLGEQTFRTKTSDNTDKPVWNSEKKLLLEQNGPHVARISVYETNKLSSNTLVGYCEIDLLEFLTQDSDSDTEIINLLDPSVPGKVVGSISISCSIEDPIETEKGFVRRILSIVDFNEDGMLSLSEFSDLIDAFGNQLATSKKEELFKAADKNGDGVVSMDELAALLTFQQEKEPLLNCCPVCGEVLNISDQLNSMIHLTLCFDEGTGNQVMTGGFLTDKQASYGWFFKLSEWAHFSSYDVGIRSGSSASHILVYDRKSQRLVEEIIDKKIVLSMRAIYQSKVGLGLMDVGVKELLQSISEKQGARMDSPESAADIPKFVESYKGQINLAEVKYPLEHFKTFNEFFIRELKPGSRPISSPECDNIAVCAADCRLMAFKTVDDSSRFWIKGRKFSVQGLLGKEMCSNAFVDGTLVIFRLAPQDYHRFHVPVSGTIEQFVDIPGCLYTVNPIAVNSKYCNVFTENKRVVSIISTVDFGKVAFVAIGATMVGSITFTRKKGDYVKKGDEFGYFSFGGSTVICVFEKNSIAIDEDLLANSSRSLETLVCVGMRLGISTKSS; encoded by the exons ATGGGTCACGGAGACTCCAAACTGTCGTCTTCTTCCGTAACGGAAAAGAAAGCCTCCCGTCGAGCTCGCTTCAAGCAGCGTCTTCACATCGGCCACTATATTCGCCACCGCACCGCTAACTCTAACGGTAACGCTAACGGCAACGGCAACGGCAACGGCAAAGGATCTTCTTCCTCACAGAAACTCATCTCCGCCGACAACTTCGCCGGAATCGCCCTCTTTACCTTACTCCGc GCGGAGATGCAGTTCAAGGACAAATGGATTGCATGCCTTTCACTCGGAGAACAGACATTCCGTACTAAGACCTCCGACAA TACAGACAAGCCTGTTTGGAATTCT GAAAAGAAACTTCTTTTGGAACAGAATGGACCACATGTTGCAAGAATCTCAGTTTACGAG ACCAATAAATTGTCCAGCAATACTCTTGTTGGATACTGTGAGATTGATCTGCTTGAATTTCTGACCCAG GATTCTGATTCTGACACTGAGATCATCAACCTTTTAGATCCATCAGTTCCAGGAAAAGTGGTTGGCAGCATTTCTATTTCATGTTCTATAGAG GACCCAATTGAGACGGAGAAAGGTTTTGTAAGACGCATCTTATCTATAGTG GACTTCAATGAAGATGGGATGCTTTCACTGTCTGAATTTTCTGATCTAATCGATGCTTTTGGCAATCAATTAGCAACCAGCAAG AAAGAGGAGTTGTTCAAAGCAGCTGACAAGAATGGAGATGGTGTTGTTAGCATGGATGAATTGGCTGCCCTTCTTACATTTCAACAAGAAAA GGAACCACTGTTGAATTGCTGTCCTGTTTGTGGTGAGGTTCTTAATATTTCCGACCAGTTGAACAGCATGATTCACTTAACACTCTGTTTTGACGAAGGGACTGGAAATCAGGTGATGACTGGAGGATTCTTGACTGATAAGCAAGCTTCATATGG gtgGTTCTTCAAACTGAGTGAATGGGCCCATTTCTCATCCTATGATGTTGGTATTCGATCTGGATCTAGTGCTTCCCATATCCTG GTATATGATCGGAAGTCTCAAAGGCTTGTTGAAGAAATAATTGACAAAAAAATTGTTTTGTCTATGAGAGCTATTTATCAGTCAAAAGTAGGCCTTGGCTTAATGGATGTAG GGGTTAAGGAGCTCTTGCAAAGCATTTCCGAAAAGCAGGGAGCACGAATGGATTCACCTGAATCCGCTGCTGATATACCCAAGTTTGTTGAATCTTATAAG GGTCAAATCAATTTGGctgaagtcaagtatccactggAACACTTTAAG ACATTCAATGAGTTTTTCATTAGAGAGTTAAAGCCCGGTTCAAGACCAATTTCCTCTCCAGAATGTGATAACATTGCTGTATGTGCTGCTGATTGCCGTCTAATGGCATTTAAaacagttgatgacagttcaagATTTTGGATTAAG GGTCGAAAGTTTTCAGTTCAAGGTCTTTTGGGGAAAGAAATGTGTTCCAATGCTTTTGTTGATGGAACTTTGGTAATATTCCGTTTGGCACCACAG GATTATCACCGTTTCCATGTTCCAGTATCAGGAACTATTGAGCAATTTGTTGACATCCCTGGATGCTTATATACG GTCAATCCAATTGCTGTAAATAGCAAGTACTGTAATGTATTCACGGAGAATAAGCGAGTTGTTTCAATAATTTCTACTGTAGATTTTGGAAAG GTGGCATTTGTTGCAATAGGAGCTACTATGGTCGGCAGCATTACTTTTACAAGGAAAAAGGGTGATTATGTCAAGAAGGGAGATGAG TTTGGATATTTCTCCTTTGGTGGAAGCACTGTAATTTGTGTTTTCGAAAAG AACTCAATAGCAATTGATGAAGATCTTCTAGCAAATAGCAGCAGATCACTAGAAACCTTGGTTTGTGTGGGGATGAGATTGGGCATCTCTACGAAATCGTCTTGA
- the LOC107622955 gene encoding phosphatidylserine decarboxylase proenzyme 2 isoform X3, whose product MLSLSEFSDLIDAFGNQLATSKKEELFKAADKNGDGVVSMDELAALLTFQQEKEPLLNCCPVCGEVLNISDQLNSMIHLTLCFDEGTGNQVMTGGFLTDKQASYGWFFKLSEWAHFSSYDVGIRSGSSASHILVYDRKSQRLVEEIIDKKIVLSMRAIYQSKVGLGLMDVGVKELLQSISEKQGARMDSPESAADIPKFVESYKGQINLAEVKYPLEHFKTFNEFFIRELKPGSRPISSPECDNIAVCAADCRLMAFKTVDDSSRFWIKGRKFSVQGLLGKEMCSNAFVDGTLVIFRLAPQDYHRFHVPVSGTIEQFVDIPGCLYTVNPIAVNSKYCNVFTENKRVVSIISTVDFGKVAFVAIGATMVGSITFTRKKGDYVKKGDEFGYFSFGGSTVICVFEKNSIAIDEDLLANSSRSLETLVCVGMRLGISTKSS is encoded by the exons ATGCTTTCACTGTCTGAATTTTCTGATCTAATCGATGCTTTTGGCAATCAATTAGCAACCAGCAAG AAAGAGGAGTTGTTCAAAGCAGCTGACAAGAATGGAGATGGTGTTGTTAGCATGGATGAATTGGCTGCCCTTCTTACATTTCAACAAGAAAA GGAACCACTGTTGAATTGCTGTCCTGTTTGTGGTGAGGTTCTTAATATTTCCGACCAGTTGAACAGCATGATTCACTTAACACTCTGTTTTGACGAAGGGACTGGAAATCAGGTGATGACTGGAGGATTCTTGACTGATAAGCAAGCTTCATATGG gtgGTTCTTCAAACTGAGTGAATGGGCCCATTTCTCATCCTATGATGTTGGTATTCGATCTGGATCTAGTGCTTCCCATATCCTG GTATATGATCGGAAGTCTCAAAGGCTTGTTGAAGAAATAATTGACAAAAAAATTGTTTTGTCTATGAGAGCTATTTATCAGTCAAAAGTAGGCCTTGGCTTAATGGATGTAG GGGTTAAGGAGCTCTTGCAAAGCATTTCCGAAAAGCAGGGAGCACGAATGGATTCACCTGAATCCGCTGCTGATATACCCAAGTTTGTTGAATCTTATAAG GGTCAAATCAATTTGGctgaagtcaagtatccactggAACACTTTAAG ACATTCAATGAGTTTTTCATTAGAGAGTTAAAGCCCGGTTCAAGACCAATTTCCTCTCCAGAATGTGATAACATTGCTGTATGTGCTGCTGATTGCCGTCTAATGGCATTTAAaacagttgatgacagttcaagATTTTGGATTAAG GGTCGAAAGTTTTCAGTTCAAGGTCTTTTGGGGAAAGAAATGTGTTCCAATGCTTTTGTTGATGGAACTTTGGTAATATTCCGTTTGGCACCACAG GATTATCACCGTTTCCATGTTCCAGTATCAGGAACTATTGAGCAATTTGTTGACATCCCTGGATGCTTATATACG GTCAATCCAATTGCTGTAAATAGCAAGTACTGTAATGTATTCACGGAGAATAAGCGAGTTGTTTCAATAATTTCTACTGTAGATTTTGGAAAG GTGGCATTTGTTGCAATAGGAGCTACTATGGTCGGCAGCATTACTTTTACAAGGAAAAAGGGTGATTATGTCAAGAAGGGAGATGAG TTTGGATATTTCTCCTTTGGTGGAAGCACTGTAATTTGTGTTTTCGAAAAG AACTCAATAGCAATTGATGAAGATCTTCTAGCAAATAGCAGCAGATCACTAGAAACCTTGGTTTGTGTGGGGATGAGATTGGGCATCTCTACGAAATCGTCTTGA